TCTTGATTGTACTACGCCTACTGCTACTGCCACTATCTTCTCCATTTCAAACTAGTCCTTGAGGTGAGAGGAGGAGGAGCTGTCTTTTGCCAGAGTGCTTCTCCTATATTGTAATGCTGGGGGAAGGGGAAGATGTTAGCTCAGAGTGCAGCAGCGGATGTCAATCTGGTTGGACCACCTACCTAGACCACTCCTCCTGTGAGCCTCTTGTCTATAACAAAGGTGGTTTCTTTcatgggaaggaggaggaggaggaggaggaagacctaTCCATGGTCTCTGATGCATCCTCTGGGCCACCGCACTTTCAAGAAGAGGATGAGCATTGCTTCTACTATCTTCACTCCAGCACTTGCTTTGGAGGCAATGGCTGCCTCTGCTCTGCCTTGGTTCCAACAGCTGAATTGGCCATGAGTGGTGGCAAAAAGAGGAGAGTCGAACCAAAGCAACAGGGGAAGCATTCCTCTCTTCTGGATGACACCGCAAGCTCCCCTCCCTTCAGCTCTTCCAAGGCATGCTCCATTCCCTGACACTCGCTCTCAGTCTTGATCTCACCCTTGTTGTTTCCTTGATCTCTTTGGGGTTCATTTACCTCGCAGACTAGTAGCTTTAGCGGCGACGACAACAGGAGCCGCGGCAGCCATATGATGAGCGTTTTGGAGTTCTCTTGTGGCTTCTCCGCGACTCATTTTAAGGTGCATTTGAGGTTCTGGTACTTTTGTTTCTTCGACAGTGTTCTTCTTTGCTGCGTTACATTGACTACAAAATATGAGATCATGGCAGAGAAATCATGCAGTGGAGAAGCAGATGGGCGGCTATCTTCAATCCTCTGCTCCTGTGAAACCAACCCCTTCAATACCAGTTAAGTGATCTCCATATTCTTCATCTACATATCTTCAAAGGTGAAAGAAATCTTCAGTTCTTCACAGTTTTTCTTTGACTTACTCCTGTGCACTTTGTATCAACAGGTACCAAGGAAAGAAGGCGGGAAGACCATCTGCtcgcaagaagaagaaacaaaaaggatAAATGTCTGAAGATCTCAGAGAAATCTTGCTTGGTCTTCTGTTGTACTTCTCTCATCTGTTATTATCCTTTTTGTCATGTCATTGCAGTGGGAAGCAATCAACCTGAGCAGTAGAAAAGAGAGAAATAAATAATAGCCTTCTGTTTCCCTTCTTTATTCCTTCTTCTCTCATGAATGAAAAGTAACAAAATGAAGCTTGTGGGTTATCTGCCCATACCTACTTTCCGTGGCATCAGAGGGAGCTACCAAACTCCTTTTCAATCGTCACCTCCCACCTTCCCATGGAGGATCCACAGCAATCCAGACTGTCATCATGAGATTACAAAACAACACTTCTTTATCTCAGTTCTAAGCCACATGCATAGAACCATCAGGGTGTACTTTCGAAATGCACATTCAGGCTAAGAACCCTTATCCAGTTAACAAGTTCATAAATTCCAAGATAAGAATCAGTGACCTAAAAGCATATGGAATGATGGAAGAGGAAGGAGCTACCAGAACATGTCACTTGTCCAAATAAGCTTCATGCATGGTCACTTTCAATACCAGCTTGGCCTAGAACAGCTCATTGATGAGCTAGCTGTGAAGGGGATCTCATGTGAGTCAGTGAGTGACATTAAAGCCACCCTAATATAAACAAAGGAATAAGATGCAAGCTCTCTACTACTGGCACTGCCAGCATTTTTGGATCAAACGGAGGCATACATAGCAAGCTTACCCACTATGAGCATGATGCAACAGCTAAGGACTGGTGAAAGAGAAACATGGACACCTTTTCCACTATTTTGAGAAGCTCTAAGATTCTTTAGATTTGATTTAAAAGGAGATAACACAAAAACCAGTTCTAGATAAAAACTCAAATGCCTGTATTTTCCTAGGACAAAGTCTATCCAAAACAAAGTTTGACATGGTTAATCTGAAGGATCTAATCTAAGTGGCCTGAGATCCTTCATCCAGATATTGCATGCCGAGAGGCCAATTTAATATTATGATCCCTCTCCTTATTGAAATCCAATATCTCTGTCTCCTTTTTCTATATGTCTTCTGCCTCCTAGGCTGTCCCCTCTGGCACTGTCTTCAGTCCTGTGTCATGCAACTACAACATGAAAGAGAGAAACAATATAGTTAAAGAAAGAGGATTGGAGTTCGGAATGATCACATATCACAAAATCTAATatcagggagagagagagagagaggagagagaagctAGCAATAAGCAAATAAAAGCTCCCGCCTCACTGCAATCTGATGCTGTTCTCAATTAAAATATAGCCCAGAAGTGCACTAGGTCTTTAACTTGAGCACTTAGCCCCAGAAACTCTCAAACCAAGATATCACCATGAGCAGAGTAACATGTTACATTGGTACTCCCAATCATATTTGCTGAGCATGAGTTCTTGGtggtttgatgcaaaagctggtaAGAACTTTGTCAGGCTAGACATTTTTCAGCACATCGATGAGATGAAAGATTGCTCACTTGACCCTCATTAAGAATCACTAGGGAAGAAGACAAGCTATCAAATATGTAAGGTTTGGCTTAAACCACAAAAAGAGATCAAATAGACACCAGGCTGCAGAAGTCAAACCTAGTCTTTCAGagaaaatagctctttgatggGGTGCTGCTTTTGAGTTGGTTCACTCATCGCAAGCCTTCATAAATGAGTCTTTAACCGAGCAAGCAAACACATGCACATGAACCTTAGCAGTCAAATCCAGTCTTTAAGACTGCACACCCTCATCATCTTTGTCAGCCTTTGCGTTCACCACCTTTATCAGCCTTAAATGGCAATTCATTGGCGGTAGTGAGTGGGTCTGATGCCCCCATAAATATTCTCTTCGAGAACAAACATGTGGTATGACTGACTCACACCTTCCACCTCCATCATCTTGGTCCTGATATCATCAAACACCCACTGAATCCTTTGAAGTCTCAACAAACCTTCCTCGTTGCATCTGATCTCAGAGAGGAATCTACCATCCCTACAATAGAAAGAATCGATCCAACATAGTCTCTTCATTGTGCGaatgaaaacattaaaatttGATTTTAATAATACTTTTGTCATTCTATTATGTTTTCATGATCTAATAACCTGTATTTCTCTCGATATAAATCTTACGGAACCATAAGAGATTAATAATACACACTTAAGATATTAGAGAAATTATCTAAAACACTAATTTGTTTAGctgataaataatatatattgtcCTGTGAGACAGACTTTTCATTTGGAGAACAGGTACTCAGCCTCGAAATGATTGTACTTGGCGGACCACTGTCATCAAGTGCAGTCAACAAGGACAAGTGGCCGAGACAGTGAGTCCATTCGGTCAAACGGAGGCAACACGTTGCACCGTGTTACTCGCGAGCCAGTGAGAACGCAATCGGGTGCGATTAGGACCGAGATCTAAAAGTAAACACCGTCTAAGAAATGTCAGCCGAAGAATGTCCAAGTTATAGAGCCTCATCGATCGAGCTTAAATAAAAGAATTCAAAGTCACAATCTCTTTCATACCATGATAGAAAACGTTCGATTCATTTTAAATGGTAAAGACCGGATTAGATCCTCCGAGTTTATGAGAATATGATAGTATCTTTACTAGCTATGatacattaatattttaatatataaatatattcgaCTTTTAATAAGTTGATCTGATTTATCATCGTATCAGATTAATATTTaacatataaaaattatattttcaacCCAAGTCAAATTGTACCTGAATTCATTATAAAACCGATTGAAAAATAGACGGATATAAGCATCCAAAGAATTCGCTAAAGGAAACTATCATGACCGGTCTTAATCAAACACAGTGGATTACAATCCACCATCGCGTTTCTATCCCAAAAGACGTCCTTTGCGTCGCGGTTTTGGGACGGGATTCGCCATGCGTCCTTTGTCTTCCCCACGTGAGTGATCCGTTCACACTGGAAGAAGCTTTTTACATGGTGTGGTCCAAGGTGGACTGGGCCCCGCCGTTCCACCGACCAGGGCCCAGTTGTCTACTTTCACGCGTGGCGGGTAAAATTGTCATATACGGACGGGATCTTCGGGTCTCCGAGGGGCCCCATTCGTCGAGAGACGTGTGGAAGTGAAATCCTCGATTTGATAAACGCCGTCTATCGCAATCATAAGCATAGTTTGGATTACATCATAATTTAAATTTctgatttttaatttaattatataaactACTTTGTCATAGGTTGGGCATCAATttaatcgaatatatatatatatatatatatatatatatatatattcaatatctattatattattataatatgcaCCCAAAATATGCTTGGATCATATTCAACGGCGTAACGATGGCGTGTCGGATGACGTCAAGCGGCGGCGGCTCCGTGAGTAGAGATTAATCGGAGGGTAGAAAAAGGAGTGCCTATTCGCTCCACTTTAACTAACCATGGgtttaacccctcgggttaagagCTTCTCGCGCTCTTTATAATGAGCTCACTGGCCGTCGCGCTTCCCTTCGCTTCAGCGTTTCGATATATCGATGCGAGGAGTTCCGGATCCCAGGTTAGATTCGTAGCCTTGGTTTCGATTCCTTTCATTCGGTTCTCAGTAGTTTGAGCTGTTGGAGATTGATATTTCGAAATAATCCGACCATCGTCATCGAATCGGTTCTTTGATTTCTGTTTTTGTGGATTCTTATGGTCCGTGGAGTTGTTTCTTCAGATCGTTGTGGGGAGCTTTATGAGAGGTTTGAGGGAATTGTTAGGTTACCCATTAGTGGCTTTCTCGGAGTCTTCTAGGGTATTTGGTATTGTTCCGAATTGTGGTTGCAAATTGGGCCTTTGCTGATGGTCTTCGTCGATTGTTATGGATGCGTTTGCGTACAGATTCCGTTTTATGTTATCGGACCAAAATTTAGCTTTTTATGTTAACTCTGTAATTTGTCGTTGGCCTTTGATTCGTGTGAATTTTGAACAGAGGACAGGAATCATAAGGATCTGTTTGTTCGATCAGATTCATTTAAGATTTCCAATTGATGGTGTTTTTTCGCTTGCGTTTGTTATCTATCCACTTCAAAATTCCAGATTCGGCGTTCCCCCTTTCGGATGTTGCTGTTAGCTAGGATTCTTTGTTTTGCTTGGCAAGCAAAGAAAAAGGACGTTTTGGATTGCCACGACTTATAAATTCCATTTTTCTCTAGTGTTATTGTCATCTATAGAAACTCTGTTTTTGCTTGTCAAGCAAAATAAAAAGCGAGACGGTTTATTATTGTCCACCCTTGCTATCCTCTCCCGTGCTTATTTGTTCTTTTAGAAAGTTTTTGTTGCACTTGTATTTTAACCCTTTCCTTTATTCGGCCTTGTTAAATCAGGGTTGACTTATATCCTTCAGCATCCAAGTCTGTCCCAATGGACATTAACATCAATTCAACTGATGATGAAGTTGTACTGTACCTGGAAGGCAGGAAAGTTGGAGATCCCACTCCAAACAATGTCATCACTGAAGTGAACCCTTTTGGCGTTGAACCATGGGATTCTCCTGGTTAGCTTTGGTTGAGATTCGAGTAGCCTATTTTATATCCTTGTTGTTGATGGTTTCACGGTTAAGGTATCAGATATCAAATATTAATCCCCTGAATCTAGTATTGATGGCTTCTCGAGGATTACTTCCATTGCATGGTTATGCTTTTGGTTctcaaatcattaaaattatgAACTATCATCTGGGACTTGTTGGTATTttacattattaaaaaaaataattattatagcaTCACAGGCTAAACATGAAGTTATCATGCCTGAGATTTCGAATCCGGATTCTTATGTTGTATGCTTTACTATTCATTTTTGGGCTAAATCTGACTTTTCATATTGTGGATTCTCTTAGTTTATACAACGGTTGTTGATAGCCTAGGACATTATCTGTTGCTTTAGCTTAAATGATTTGGCTCATTGCTGGTTA
The DNA window shown above is from Musa acuminata AAA Group cultivar baxijiao chromosome BXJ2-4, Cavendish_Baxijiao_AAA, whole genome shotgun sequence and carries:
- the LOC103980826 gene encoding protein SOB FIVE-LIKE 5-like is translated as MLGEGEDVSSECSSGCQSGWTTYLDHSSCEPLVYNKGGFFHGKEEEEEEEDLSMVSDASSGPPHFQEEDEHCFYYLHSSTCFGGNGCLCSALVPTAELAMSGGKKRRVEPKQQGKHSSLLDDTASSPPFSSSKTSSFSGDDNRSRGSHMMSVLEFSCGFSATHFKRNHAVEKQMGGYLQSSAPVKPTPSIPVPRKEGGKTICSQEEETKRINV